The Kineothrix sp. IPX-CK genomic interval ATATGGGTACGAATCCATGGTCGCAGCCTACGTCGCACACAACATTTCCCTTTGTCACCATGCCGGCTACGCAGAGCATTCTATCCGACAGCCCGACTTCCCTGGGCCGTAAATCAACATTTAAATTTCCCTTAAGATTCATGCTTTTATCCGATTAATCCAAGTAATCTTTCAGCTTGCGGCTTCTGCTGGGATGTCGAAGCTTACGAAGCGCTTTCGCTTCTATCTGTCTGATTCGCTCTCTGGTAACATTGAATTCCTTTCCGACCTCCTCCAGCGTTCTGGCACGTCCGTCATCCAAACCGAAGCGAAGGCGAAGCACCTTTTGTTCTCTTTCCGTCAAGGTGCCAAGAACCTCCACAAGCTGCTCCTTTAATAAAGTAAAAGCCGCCGCATCCGCGGGGACCGGCACGTTATCGTCCTGAATGAAATCGCCCAGATGGCTGTCTTCTTCTTCGCCGATAGGGGTTTCCAAGGAAACCGGTTCCTGGGAAATTTTGAGGATCTCTCTTACCCTGTCCACCGGCATATTCATTTCCTCAGCTATTTCTTCCGGAGAAGGCTCTCTGCCCAATTCCTGAAGGAGCTGTCTGCTGACACGAATCAGCTTATTGATTGTCTCCACCATGTGGACAGGAATTCGAATCGTTCTCGCCTGATCGGCTATAGCTCTTGTAATCGCCTGGCGAATCCACCACGTCGCATAGGTAGAGAATTTGTATCCTTTTCTATAATCGAATTTTTCCACAGCCTTAATAAGGCCAAGATTGCCCTCCTGAATTAAATCGAGAAAAAGCATACCGCGGCCCACATACCTCTTGGCTATGCTGACAACGAGACGAAGATTCGCCTCCGCAAGACGCTTTTTCGCCTCATCATCACCCATCTCCATCTTCTTCGCCAGCTCGATTTCCTCCTCTGCGCTCAGAAGGGGAACCTTACCGATTTCCTTCAGATACATTCTGACAGGATCCTCGATGCTGATGCCATCCGGAACAGTAAGATCGATATTCTCCACATCGACCTCATCCTCCTCCGTGAGGATAATCTCCTCGTCATCCACGTCATCCTCCTCCGTGATGCGAAGTACATCCACGTTATTCTGTTCCAGAGTTTCCATTATTTTATCGAAATGTTCCTCTTCCAGCGCCATGTCGGCGAAGAAATCATTAATCTCCTGATACTCCAGTACATTCTTTTTCTTTTTAGCAGCGCCTAAGAGCTCCTTCAAATGCTCATCAAACTTTGCTTGTGTGTTTTCATCCATTTTAGGTTCCATCCTTCCTCATGTAGTCATAGTATTATCTTTAATCTAAAGAAATATGCGTTTT includes:
- the rpoD gene encoding RNA polymerase sigma factor RpoD, translating into MDENTQAKFDEHLKELLGAAKKKKNVLEYQEINDFFADMALEEEHFDKIMETLEQNNVDVLRITEEDDVDDEEIILTEEDEVDVENIDLTVPDGISIEDPVRMYLKEIGKVPLLSAEEEIELAKKMEMGDDEAKKRLAEANLRLVVSIAKRYVGRGMLFLDLIQEGNLGLIKAVEKFDYRKGYKFSTYATWWIRQAITRAIADQARTIRIPVHMVETINKLIRVSRQLLQELGREPSPEEIAEEMNMPVDRVREILKISQEPVSLETPIGEEEDSHLGDFIQDDNVPVPADAAAFTLLKEQLVEVLGTLTEREQKVLRLRFGLDDGRARTLEEVGKEFNVTRERIRQIEAKALRKLRHPSRSRKLKDYLD